One segment of Pseudomonadota bacterium DNA contains the following:
- a CDS encoding thioredoxin family protein — translation MVAYSKGMPLDTPAPPFSLPATDGQSYSLDSFNDARVLVVVFTCNHCPYAQAVESRLVRLQEDFGPRGAQLVAINPNDDVNYPEDSFDKMVQRARDREFPFPYLRDESQEVARAYNAACTPDFFVFDQARRLRYNGRLDDNWQHADQVKRHDLREVIDCLLADATLSFAPVASMGCSIKWKARA, via the coding sequence GTGGTCGCCTACTCCAAAGGAATGCCCCTCGATACCCCCGCCCCACCGTTCTCGCTACCCGCGACCGACGGTCAAAGCTACTCGCTCGACTCCTTCAACGACGCACGGGTGCTCGTGGTCGTGTTCACCTGCAATCACTGCCCCTACGCCCAGGCAGTCGAGAGCCGGCTAGTGCGGCTCCAAGAGGACTTTGGACCACGAGGAGCGCAGCTAGTGGCGATCAACCCGAACGACGATGTCAACTACCCCGAGGATTCGTTTGACAAGATGGTGCAACGCGCGCGAGATCGGGAGTTTCCTTTTCCCTACCTGCGGGACGAGAGTCAGGAGGTGGCGCGCGCCTACAACGCCGCCTGCACCCCCGATTTCTTTGTATTCGACCAGGCGCGCAGGCTCCGCTACAACGGCCGCTTGGATGACAACTGGCAGCACGCCGACCAAGTCAAGCGTCATGACCTGCGGGAGGTGATCGACTGCCTGTTGGCCGACGCCACCCTGAGCTTCGCGCCGGTAGCTTCTATGGGGTGTAGCATCAAGTGGAAAGCGCGGGCGTGA
- a CDS encoding TrmH family RNA methyltransferase: MRVAPLGYPSEEVRRELARLRHPLRIAVDRFKNPFNVGAIIRTAHSFLAQEILLLGEAPYYKRASMGMEKYEHIVHVASPARFVQLASEKDWRIIAFERDHARVGLWQAELPARDAVLVFGNEDTGVDPSILDAAEQVVAIPMFGVNHSYPVSVAAGIAMAEWTRRYYPRGRGILGWQ; this comes from the coding sequence GTGAGGGTAGCTCCGCTCGGTTATCCCAGCGAGGAAGTACGGCGCGAGCTGGCGCGATTGCGGCACCCGCTTCGGATTGCCGTGGACCGCTTCAAGAATCCCTTCAACGTGGGGGCCATCATCCGCACAGCGCATTCGTTCCTGGCCCAGGAGATCCTGCTCTTGGGTGAAGCTCCCTACTACAAACGGGCATCCATGGGAATGGAAAAATACGAGCACATCGTTCATGTGGCCTCGCCAGCCCGGTTCGTTCAGCTGGCAAGCGAAAAGGACTGGCGCATCATCGCGTTCGAGCGGGATCACGCACGAGTTGGGCTGTGGCAGGCCGAATTGCCGGCGCGGGACGCGGTCCTGGTCTTCGGCAACGAAGACACGGGCGTGGACCCGAGCATCCTGGATGCGGCCGAACAGGTGGTGGCCATCCCCATGTTCGGCGTCAACCACTCGTACCCCGTCTCGGTGGCGGCCGGTATCGCGATGGCCGAGTGGACCCGACGCTACTACCCGCGCGGCCGCGGCATCCTTGGGTGGCAGTAG
- a CDS encoding HTTM domain-containing protein, which translates to MSVWERHWYGDVIALRPYLLRKGVLVLLALDAWLLMLGHAGRYGAGGFNVAHFLWLDAAQPLPVPGLYIGVVLVVGLLALVMALVGESRTGMAALWLLYTYSWCMSMLDSYQHHYLLSVVLFCLVFFPPADASGLYALSGIRSRRPAQRCSQPTATATWSLRAAAQRCSATLGIVVGGRGWRLATTSAWSYRMLLTFVGIVYGYTALAKVDDTWRKGHTFRSIGDAGRLLEPLSVHARELGMSSESFWELMASSVVLAEVLLALGYVVVAYSDQLERAWLRLWCLATWLLALGLHAMIELIDLSIGWFSYYMLWAASVALLPASWLHRLGMAATWPARLLQAGLTRWEQEQTARREGPLVTLVLACGAAALTVFAGRALDLPGAPQAALVVAVLLLVRAVVSARSAAGRARLQREALATVAAVGLLWLSVTNSDVRYDYYRFVGGDLSRRDRLEDALSAYLKAERYAPEGESRKDKIARLKRQLGI; encoded by the coding sequence GTGAGCGTTTGGGAGCGACACTGGTACGGTGACGTGATCGCGCTGCGCCCCTACCTTCTGCGCAAGGGCGTATTGGTGCTGCTCGCCCTGGACGCCTGGCTGCTCATGCTCGGCCACGCGGGTCGCTATGGAGCGGGCGGTTTCAATGTGGCGCACTTCCTCTGGCTCGATGCTGCGCAGCCGCTGCCGGTGCCAGGCTTGTACATCGGCGTCGTGCTTGTCGTGGGGCTGCTTGCGCTCGTCATGGCGCTCGTCGGCGAGTCGCGAACCGGTATGGCGGCGCTGTGGCTGCTGTACACGTACTCCTGGTGCATGAGCATGCTCGATAGCTACCAGCACCACTACCTGCTGTCGGTCGTCCTTTTCTGCCTGGTGTTCTTCCCGCCGGCAGATGCCTCGGGCCTGTATGCCCTGTCCGGGATCCGCAGCCGGCGGCCGGCCCAGCGCTGCAGCCAGCCCACGGCCACGGCCACGTGGTCGCTGCGTGCGGCTGCACAGCGCTGCAGTGCGACACTCGGGATCGTCGTGGGGGGGCGTGGCTGGCGGCTAGCCACGACGAGCGCGTGGAGCTACCGCATGCTGCTTACGTTCGTCGGCATCGTCTACGGCTATACGGCACTCGCCAAGGTCGACGACACGTGGCGCAAGGGGCATACGTTTCGCTCGATCGGTGATGCCGGCCGCCTGCTCGAGCCGCTCTCGGTCCATGCGCGTGAGCTCGGCATGTCGTCGGAGAGCTTCTGGGAGCTGATGGCGAGCTCGGTCGTGCTGGCCGAGGTGCTGCTCGCGCTGGGCTACGTGGTTGTGGCCTACAGCGACCAACTGGAGCGAGCCTGGCTGCGGCTGTGGTGTCTCGCTACTTGGCTGCTGGCGCTCGGCCTTCATGCGATGATCGAGCTGATCGATCTCAGCATCGGTTGGTTCAGCTACTACATGCTGTGGGCCGCGTCGGTCGCGCTGCTGCCGGCCTCGTGGCTGCATCGCCTCGGCATGGCGGCGACTTGGCCGGCGCGCCTCCTACAAGCCGGCCTCACGCGCTGGGAGCAGGAGCAAACCGCGCGCCGGGAGGGCCCGCTCGTGACGCTGGTGCTCGCTTGCGGCGCGGCGGCGCTCACGGTGTTCGCTGGACGGGCTCTCGATCTGCCGGGCGCCCCGCAAGCGGCGCTCGTGGTCGCGGTGCTCCTCCTCGTTCGGGCGGTCGTGTCGGCTCGCAGCGCCGCGGGACGCGCGAGGCTTCAACGCGAGGCGCTGGCCACGGTCGCGGCAGTGGGCTTGCTGTGGCTCAGCGTCACCAACAGCGACGTACGCTACGACTACTACCGATTCGTTGGCGGCGACCTGAGCCGTCGCGACCGGCTCGAGGACGCGCTGTCAGCCTACCTCAAGGCCGAGCGCTACGCTCCCGAAGGCGAGTCGCGCAAGGACAAGATCGCGCGTCTCAAGCGCCAACTGGGGATCTAG